The Vibrio pomeroyi genome window below encodes:
- the udk gene encoding uridine kinase, with protein MSDNNQCVIVGIAGASASGKSLIASTIYNELREKVGDHQIGVITEDCYYSDQSHLSMEERVKTNYDHPNALDHDLLCEHLQQLMSGNAVEVPEYSYTEHTRTSETTTLTPKKVIILEGILLLTDPRLRELMHASVFMDTPLDICLLRRVKRDVEERGRTMDTVLKQYQETVRPMFMQFIEPSKQHADIIVPRGGKNRIAIDVLKAHIAKLLKS; from the coding sequence ATGTCTGATAATAATCAATGTGTCATCGTAGGTATCGCTGGCGCTTCAGCTTCAGGAAAAAGTCTGATTGCTAGTACGATTTATAATGAGCTGCGCGAAAAAGTAGGCGACCATCAAATTGGTGTTATCACGGAAGATTGCTATTACAGCGACCAAAGCCACTTGAGTATGGAAGAGCGAGTTAAAACTAACTACGATCACCCAAATGCACTAGATCATGACCTTTTATGTGAACATCTACAGCAGCTAATGAGTGGCAATGCCGTAGAAGTTCCTGAATACAGTTACACAGAGCACACACGTACTTCTGAAACGACTACACTTACTCCTAAGAAAGTGATCATTTTAGAAGGTATTCTGCTTCTTACAGACCCGCGTCTTCGTGAACTAATGCACGCAAGCGTGTTTATGGATACACCGTTAGACATCTGTCTACTACGCCGTGTTAAGCGTGATGTGGAAGAGCGTGGTCGTACAATGGACACAGTGCTTAAGCAATACCAAGAAACTGTACGTCCAATGTTCATGCAGTTTATCGAGCCTTCAAAACAACATGCAGACATCATCGTTCCTCGTGGTGGTAAAAACCGTATTGCGATTGATGTGCTAAAAGCGCACATTGCGAAGTTGTTGAAGTCTTAA
- the metG gene encoding methionine--tRNA ligase, which yields MATDPRQLLVTCALPYANGSIHLGHMLEHIQADIWVRYQRLRGNTVNFICADDAHGTPIMLKAQQMGITPEEMIAAVSEEHQKDFAGFDISFDNYHSTHSEENRELASHIYLELKKNGFISSRTISQLFDPEKEMFLPDRFVKGTCPKCKSEDQYGDNCDNCGETYSPTELINPKSAVSGATPVMKDSEHFFFDLPQFESMLKEWTRSGSLQNETANKMQEWFESGLQQWDISRDAPYFGFEIPGEKDKFFYVWLDAPVGYMASFKNLCDKRDDLNFDEYWKKDSTAELYHFIGKDIVYFHSLFWPAMLDGAGFRKPNNVFVHGYVTVNGAKMSKSKGTFIKASTYLNHLDPECLRYYYAAKLNSRIDDLDLNLEDFTQRVNADVVNKIVNLASRNAGFITKRFEGKLSAEFAEPELYNEFVAAAERIGELYETREFSRAIREITALADKANQYIDEKAPWVLAKKEGKEKELQEVSSVGINLFRVLMAYLKPVMPELAARTEAFLNEELTWEGVATPLTDHEITKFKALFSRIDPKKVEAMIESSKEDAAAEAAAKEKADAEKEQASQTELDKEPIADEIEFDAFAAVDMRIARIISCEEVPKANKLLKFQLDIGGETRQVFSGIKSAYKPEELEGKLTVMVANLKPRKMKFGMSEGMILAAGPGGSDLWILEPHEGAQPGMRVM from the coding sequence ATGGCAACTGATCCAAGACAACTTTTGGTAACTTGTGCGCTTCCGTACGCTAACGGCTCTATTCACCTTGGTCATATGCTTGAGCATATCCAAGCTGATATCTGGGTTCGATACCAGCGTCTACGTGGCAACACTGTAAACTTCATCTGTGCTGACGATGCTCACGGCACGCCAATTATGCTTAAAGCTCAACAGATGGGTATCACACCAGAAGAGATGATCGCTGCTGTTAGTGAAGAGCACCAAAAAGACTTCGCTGGCTTTGATATCAGCTTTGATAACTACCACAGCACACACAGCGAAGAGAACCGTGAACTGGCTTCTCACATCTACCTAGAACTTAAAAAGAACGGCTTCATTTCTAGCCGTACTATTTCTCAGCTTTTCGACCCTGAGAAAGAGATGTTCCTACCAGACCGCTTCGTAAAAGGTACTTGCCCTAAGTGTAAGTCAGAAGACCAGTACGGTGATAACTGTGATAACTGTGGTGAGACATACAGCCCAACTGAACTGATTAACCCTAAATCAGCGGTTTCTGGCGCAACTCCAGTAATGAAAGACTCTGAGCACTTCTTCTTCGACCTGCCTCAGTTCGAAAGCATGCTGAAAGAGTGGACTCGTTCTGGCTCTCTACAGAACGAAACTGCAAACAAAATGCAGGAATGGTTCGAGTCTGGCCTTCAACAGTGGGATATCTCACGTGACGCGCCTTACTTCGGCTTCGAAATCCCAGGCGAAAAAGACAAGTTCTTCTACGTATGGCTAGATGCTCCTGTTGGCTACATGGCTTCTTTCAAGAATCTATGTGACAAGCGTGACGACCTAAACTTCGACGAATACTGGAAGAAAGACAGCACAGCTGAACTTTACCACTTCATCGGTAAAGACATCGTTTACTTCCACAGCCTATTCTGGCCAGCAATGCTAGATGGCGCGGGTTTCCGTAAGCCAAACAACGTATTCGTACACGGCTACGTAACTGTGAACGGCGCGAAGATGTCTAAGTCGAAAGGCACATTCATCAAAGCAAGCACGTACCTAAACCACCTAGACCCTGAGTGTCTACGTTACTACTACGCTGCTAAGCTAAACAGCCGTATCGATGATCTAGACCTTAACCTTGAAGACTTCACTCAACGTGTAAACGCTGACGTAGTAAACAAGATTGTTAACCTAGCTTCTCGTAACGCTGGCTTCATCACTAAGCGTTTTGAAGGCAAGCTTTCTGCTGAATTTGCAGAACCAGAACTTTACAACGAATTCGTTGCTGCTGCTGAACGTATCGGTGAGCTATACGAAACTCGTGAGTTCAGCCGCGCTATCCGTGAAATTACCGCACTAGCAGACAAAGCTAACCAGTACATCGATGAGAAAGCACCTTGGGTTCTTGCAAAAAAAGAAGGTAAAGAGAAAGAGCTTCAAGAAGTATCTTCTGTTGGTATCAACCTATTCCGCGTACTAATGGCTTACCTGAAACCAGTAATGCCTGAGCTTGCGGCTCGCACTGAAGCTTTCCTAAACGAAGAGCTAACGTGGGAAGGTGTTGCAACACCGCTAACTGATCACGAAATCACTAAGTTCAAAGCGCTATTTAGCCGTATTGATCCTAAGAAAGTGGAAGCGATGATCGAGTCTTCTAAAGAAGATGCAGCAGCTGAAGCAGCGGCAAAAGAAAAAGCAGACGCTGAGAAAGAGCAAGCAAGCCAAACTGAGCTAGACAAAGAACCAATCGCAGATGAGATTGAGTTTGATGCCTTTGCTGCAGTCGATATGCGTATTGCTCGTATCATCTCTTGTGAAGAAGTACCAAAAGCGAACAAACTACTGAAATTCCAATTGGACATCGGTGGTGAAACGCGCCAAGTATTCTCTGGCATCAAGTCAGCATACAAACCTGAAGAGCTAGAAGGTAAGCTAACTGTTATGGTAGCAAACCTAAAACCTCGTAAGATGAAGTTTGGTATGTCTGAAGGTATGATCCTAGCAGCTGGCCCTGGCGGCAGCGACCTATGGATCCTTGAGCCACACGAAGGTGCTCAACCTGGTATGCGTGTAATGTAA
- a CDS encoding SulP family inorganic anion transporter yields the protein MFEFPQFSKHSVKNDVLSGLTVALALVPEAVAFAFVAGVDPMVGLYAAFIVGLITSVFGGRPGMISGATGAMAVVMVSLVATHGVQYLFAAVMLAGLLQIAAGVFKLGKFIRIVPHPVMIGFVNGLAIVIFLAQLGQFKAPDVTGALTWLPSGQMTLMLGLVALTMAIIHFLPKLTTAVPSSLVAIVTVTALVVGLDLETRTVVDFLRTMSGDEAATLAGSLPTFSIPAVPFSLETLYIILPYAVILAAIGLIESLLTLTVLDEMTNTRGQSNRECVGQGMANVTCSVFGAMGGCAMIGQSMINVNSGGRGRLSGIVAAVALLMFILFGSALIEMIPLAALVGVMFMVVIGTFEWATFKLARRVPKQDFFVIVLVTVVTVMTDLAVAVFVGVIASALMFAWQHAKHIYADTSVNDKGSKEYKVNGPIFFGSTANFLELFDAYNDPQDVIVDFANSRVTDHSAIEAIDTIAERYAALGKTLHLRHLSQDCVAMLHKAGSLVEANVAEDPIYKVMSK from the coding sequence ATGTTCGAATTCCCACAATTTTCAAAGCACTCTGTAAAGAATGATGTGCTTTCAGGTCTAACAGTAGCCCTAGCTCTGGTACCTGAAGCCGTAGCATTCGCCTTTGTTGCAGGCGTTGACCCAATGGTTGGTCTATACGCAGCATTCATCGTAGGTTTAATTACTTCTGTCTTCGGCGGTCGTCCAGGTATGATTTCTGGTGCAACTGGCGCAATGGCTGTTGTAATGGTGAGCCTAGTAGCAACCCATGGCGTTCAATACCTATTTGCGGCAGTTATGCTAGCCGGCCTTCTGCAAATTGCAGCGGGTGTATTTAAGCTAGGTAAATTCATCCGTATCGTTCCGCACCCAGTAATGATTGGTTTCGTGAACGGCTTAGCGATCGTTATCTTCCTAGCACAGCTTGGACAATTTAAGGCACCAGATGTAACAGGTGCACTAACTTGGTTACCAAGTGGTCAAATGACACTGATGTTAGGCCTTGTAGCACTGACTATGGCTATCATCCACTTCCTACCTAAGCTAACAACAGCAGTACCATCGTCATTGGTTGCTATTGTTACGGTAACGGCTTTGGTTGTTGGCCTTGATCTAGAAACTCGTACTGTTGTTGACTTCTTGCGCACTATGTCTGGTGACGAAGCAGCAACACTAGCGGGCTCTCTACCAACATTCTCTATTCCAGCAGTACCGTTTAGCTTAGAAACGCTATACATCATCCTGCCTTATGCAGTGATTCTTGCAGCGATTGGTCTAATCGAATCACTACTGACGCTAACCGTACTAGACGAAATGACAAACACTCGTGGTCAATCTAACCGTGAATGTGTTGGTCAAGGTATGGCGAACGTGACGTGTTCAGTATTTGGCGCGATGGGTGGTTGTGCGATGATCGGTCAATCGATGATCAACGTAAACTCAGGTGGTCGTGGTCGTCTGTCTGGTATCGTTGCTGCCGTTGCACTACTGATGTTCATTCTATTCGGCTCTGCACTTATCGAAATGATTCCTCTAGCAGCGCTAGTGGGTGTAATGTTCATGGTTGTAATTGGTACATTCGAATGGGCAACCTTCAAGCTTGCACGTCGCGTACCTAAGCAAGACTTCTTCGTTATCGTTCTTGTTACGGTTGTAACTGTAATGACTGACCTAGCGGTTGCTGTATTTGTGGGTGTCATTGCATCTGCACTAATGTTTGCATGGCAACATGCTAAGCATATCTACGCAGACACATCGGTAAACGACAAAGGCTCTAAAGAGTACAAGGTTAACGGCCCAATCTTCTTTGGTTCAACGGCTAATTTCCTAGAGTTGTTTGACGCATACAACGATCCACAAGATGTTATCGTTGATTTCGCAAACTCACGTGTTACCGACCACTCAGCTATTGAAGCGATTGATACTATTGCAGAGCGTTACGCAGCACTAGGTAAAACGCTTCACCTTCGCCACCTAAGTCAAGACTGTGTTGCTATGCTGCACAAAGCCGGTAGCTTAGTCGAAGCGAACGTAGCAGAAGACCCAATCTACAAAGTAATGTCTAAGTAA
- a CDS encoding AsmA family protein, with protein MKKLLIFIAVPVFVVIAAILALVLLVNPNQFKPLIVEQAQKYTGLELVIEGDISWQFFPSIGFELGQTELRNPEGFTQPNLFKVDTVGVDVSVTPLFSNQLEIGNITLDGAEFYLETLKDGRKNIDALTQASAPQESETAVADTNSESAPAPEEQSATEASGWTINLAGVTVSNALFEMDDKQAGSFTKLYDVSLNLSEFAVDTWTTATFAASGENNQQKFSANGSAEFKLAEGFASYALRNIDLNAKFNDPATSIDSAKIGLDTFEFDKVNQLTYAVVGKAAGLDLDLKGSGELTVDSAISKVTLNKLTLDSTFKGDTLPQSPMKVDMLSDLSFDLTKSHLSFVLEKLQANSIALDGKADVTLSEIPKVRFSLHSPNIDLDEFLGLGNTTETASTAPSESAGGSTSNSGSSAPAKEVEPDLSALKTLDVKGDITIDKFKASNAKMQNVKTAFSVNRGIAELTSFTSNLYQGSISATAKLDARKTPATYTAKKKIKGVKVQPLLVDVADNDMLEGTGNIDVNVKGKSLTPTGIKKNLVGTIAINFEDGAVNGINVAQLIRENYAKIKGEKVESTNEAQKTDFSAMKATLKVDKGWVSTNDLSAQSPLLRVTGQGKANFINETVDFLVRTSIVGSLEGQGGKSIDDLKDVTIPIKVTGQWADPKFALVFDDVLKQKAQKEIDRGLEKLDEKYGDKIKDEKTRDAVNGLLKGLFN; from the coding sequence ATGAAGAAACTACTCATTTTCATAGCTGTACCAGTGTTTGTTGTTATTGCAGCAATTCTGGCACTAGTGCTGTTAGTGAATCCCAACCAATTTAAGCCATTAATTGTCGAACAAGCCCAGAAATACACAGGCCTAGAGCTCGTGATCGAGGGCGATATCAGCTGGCAATTTTTCCCATCTATTGGCTTTGAACTTGGTCAAACTGAATTACGTAACCCAGAAGGGTTTACCCAACCGAACCTATTCAAGGTTGATACCGTTGGCGTTGATGTTTCGGTTACTCCGCTATTTAGCAACCAACTAGAGATCGGCAACATCACTCTAGACGGTGCAGAGTTCTATTTAGAAACGCTTAAAGATGGTCGTAAGAACATAGATGCGTTAACACAAGCGTCAGCGCCTCAAGAATCTGAGACTGCTGTTGCAGACACCAATTCGGAATCAGCTCCTGCACCTGAAGAACAAAGCGCAACGGAAGCATCTGGTTGGACGATTAACCTTGCGGGTGTCACTGTATCAAACGCACTGTTTGAAATGGACGACAAGCAAGCGGGTTCATTCACTAAGTTGTACGATGTGTCTTTGAACTTATCCGAGTTTGCTGTGGATACATGGACAACGGCAACCTTCGCCGCTTCTGGTGAAAACAATCAACAGAAATTCTCTGCAAACGGCAGTGCTGAATTTAAATTAGCGGAAGGTTTCGCAAGTTACGCGCTGCGCAATATTGACCTCAATGCGAAATTCAATGATCCAGCAACGTCGATAGACTCTGCGAAGATTGGCTTGGATACGTTTGAATTCGATAAGGTTAACCAACTGACTTACGCTGTGGTAGGTAAAGCCGCGGGTCTTGACCTAGACCTGAAAGGTAGCGGTGAGCTAACCGTTGATAGCGCGATTTCAAAAGTGACACTGAATAAGTTAACGCTAGACTCAACATTCAAAGGTGACACGCTTCCGCAATCACCAATGAAAGTCGATATGTTATCTGACTTGAGCTTTGACCTCACTAAGAGCCACTTGAGCTTCGTGTTAGAGAAGCTACAAGCAAACTCTATCGCGCTAGATGGTAAAGCTGACGTAACCCTGTCTGAAATTCCAAAGGTTCGTTTCTCTCTTCATAGCCCGAACATCGACCTTGATGAGTTCTTAGGTCTAGGTAACACAACAGAAACGGCGAGCACTGCTCCTTCTGAGTCTGCTGGTGGTTCAACGTCAAACTCAGGTAGCTCTGCACCTGCGAAAGAAGTAGAACCTGATCTGTCGGCACTGAAAACGTTAGACGTTAAAGGTGATATCACGATTGATAAGTTCAAGGCGAGCAATGCGAAAATGCAGAATGTTAAAACAGCATTCTCGGTTAACCGCGGTATCGCAGAACTTACCTCATTCACATCGAACCTTTACCAAGGCTCCATTTCTGCAACTGCTAAGTTAGATGCACGTAAAACACCAGCGACTTACACAGCTAAGAAGAAAATCAAAGGCGTGAAAGTTCAGCCGTTACTGGTTGATGTTGCAGATAACGATATGCTGGAAGGTACTGGTAATATCGATGTTAATGTGAAAGGTAAGAGCCTGACTCCGACGGGTATTAAGAAGAACCTAGTTGGTACTATCGCGATTAACTTTGAAGATGGTGCGGTAAACGGTATCAACGTTGCGCAATTGATTCGTGAGAATTACGCGAAGATCAAAGGCGAGAAAGTTGAAAGCACAAATGAAGCTCAAAAAACGGACTTCAGTGCAATGAAAGCGACGTTGAAGGTCGACAAAGGTTGGGTTTCAACCAACGACTTGTCGGCACAGTCACCACTACTGCGCGTTACTGGCCAAGGTAAAGCTAACTTCATTAATGAAACCGTAGACTTCCTTGTTCGTACATCGATCGTTGGTTCGTTAGAAGGTCAGGGTGGTAAGAGCATTGATGACCTGAAAGATGTGACTATCCCAATTAAGGTAACTGGCCAGTGGGCAGACCCGAAATTTGCACTTGTTTTTGATGATGTATTGAAACAGAAAGCACAGAAAGAGATTGATCGTGGTTTAGAAAAGCTAGACGAAAAGTACGGTGACAAGATCAAAGATGAGAAAACAAGAGACGCAGTAAACGGCCTACTAAAAGGCTTGTTTAATTAA
- a CDS encoding low molecular weight phosphotyrosine protein phosphatase: MKKILVVCMGNICRSPTGEAVLRKKAKQLDIDVVVDSAGTIGFHQGNPPDSRSKAAGEKRGYSFKGITSRKVVANDFEEFDLILAADRANLDDLMSQCPAHLQYKLALFLSFGESDYQEVPDPYYGEGDGFELVLDLIEESGEAILRSI, encoded by the coding sequence ATGAAAAAGATACTCGTGGTTTGCATGGGGAATATTTGTCGCTCGCCAACAGGTGAGGCGGTACTCAGAAAGAAAGCGAAACAGCTGGATATTGATGTTGTGGTCGATTCTGCGGGGACGATTGGCTTTCATCAAGGAAACCCTCCGGATTCGCGCTCAAAGGCAGCTGGCGAGAAGCGAGGCTACAGTTTCAAGGGAATTACTTCTCGTAAAGTGGTCGCGAATGACTTCGAAGAGTTTGACCTGATACTCGCGGCAGATAGGGCGAACTTAGATGACTTAATGAGTCAGTGCCCAGCGCACCTGCAATACAAGCTCGCGCTATTTTTGAGTTTTGGTGAATCTGACTATCAAGAGGTTCCGGATCCATATTATGGAGAGGGTGATGGTTTTGAGCTGGTTTTGGACTTAATCGAAGAGTCGGGCGAAGCGATATTGAGGTCTATTTAA
- the apbC gene encoding iron-sulfur cluster carrier protein ApbC has protein sequence MRNFTSKQDFCSWLNEFESPILIPEWALHQNIVSVDPRGSFVITLPFAANQLAVDLEDWINAQIEQKLVSAFQFEVKVKPSALETTVATPLKGVKNIIAVTSAKGGVGKSTTSVNLALALSKSCSKVGLLDADIYGPSVPMMLGQLDAKPEVQNNKWMMPIEAHGIFTHSIGYLVSKDDAAIWRGPMAAKALGQLVNETVWPELDYLVIDMPPGTGDIQLTLSQQIPVTGAVVVTTPQDLALADARKGVAMFDKVSVPVAGLVENMSYHICSHCGEKEHIFGAGGAEAMSEEFYLDILAQIPLHIDVREDIDAGCPTVVRRPDSEHTRHYLELAENVAAKMFWTGKARPEAINFSMVE, from the coding sequence ATGCGTAACTTTACTTCGAAGCAAGATTTCTGTTCATGGTTGAATGAGTTTGAGTCACCAATCCTCATCCCAGAGTGGGCGCTACACCAAAACATTGTCTCTGTTGATCCTCGTGGATCGTTTGTTATTACCTTGCCTTTCGCTGCTAACCAGCTTGCTGTTGATCTTGAAGATTGGATTAATGCCCAAATTGAGCAAAAGCTTGTGAGTGCTTTCCAATTTGAAGTAAAGGTGAAGCCATCTGCGTTAGAAACGACAGTAGCGACGCCATTGAAGGGCGTGAAGAACATCATCGCCGTGACATCTGCAAAGGGTGGGGTGGGCAAATCGACCACTTCCGTCAATCTTGCTCTGGCTTTATCTAAGTCTTGTTCAAAAGTGGGTTTATTGGATGCCGATATCTATGGCCCTTCTGTGCCGATGATGCTTGGACAATTAGATGCGAAACCAGAAGTTCAGAACAATAAGTGGATGATGCCAATCGAAGCGCACGGCATTTTCACTCACTCTATCGGTTACCTTGTTTCGAAAGACGATGCTGCAATTTGGCGTGGTCCAATGGCGGCCAAGGCTTTAGGTCAGCTTGTTAACGAAACCGTATGGCCAGAATTGGATTACCTAGTTATCGACATGCCACCGGGCACGGGTGATATTCAGTTAACTCTATCTCAGCAAATCCCAGTAACAGGCGCGGTTGTTGTTACTACTCCTCAAGATTTGGCATTAGCAGACGCACGTAAAGGTGTCGCGATGTTTGATAAAGTGAGCGTGCCAGTTGCGGGCTTAGTGGAAAACATGAGCTACCATATCTGTAGTCACTGTGGTGAGAAAGAGCATATCTTTGGTGCGGGTGGTGCAGAAGCGATGTCAGAAGAGTTTTACCTCGATATCTTAGCGCAAATCCCACTGCACATTGATGTTCGTGAAGACATCGATGCTGGTTGTCCGACAGTCGTTCGTCGACCAGATAGCGAACATACTCGTCACTATTTAGAGCTTGCAGAGAATGTGGCTGCGAAAATGTTCTGGACGGGTAAAGCCAGGCCGGAAGCGATTAACTTTTCTATGGTTGAATAG
- the cobO gene encoding cob(I)yrinic acid a,c-diamide adenosyltransferase: MSTEDNKEQRHKARQQKVKEQVDARVAAAQEVKGLLLVITGNGKGKSTSGFGTITRAVGHGKKCAVAQFVKGTWDNGEKNVLQKLDVEFQVMGTGFTWETQNKAQDIEAAQRVWKECQRMLADESIDVILFDELTYMVSYGYIELDEVVEALNNRPKMQSVIITGRGAHRTLTEMADTVSEVRNVKHAFESGVKALQGVDW, from the coding sequence ATGTCGACCGAAGACAACAAAGAACAACGTCATAAAGCAAGACAACAGAAAGTAAAAGAACAAGTCGATGCACGTGTGGCCGCTGCACAAGAGGTCAAAGGCCTACTATTGGTGATTACGGGGAATGGTAAAGGGAAATCAACATCAGGTTTCGGCACCATTACTCGCGCTGTGGGTCACGGTAAGAAATGTGCCGTTGCTCAGTTTGTTAAAGGCACCTGGGATAACGGCGAAAAAAACGTTCTGCAAAAGCTCGATGTAGAGTTCCAAGTAATGGGCACAGGTTTTACTTGGGAAACTCAGAACAAAGCGCAAGATATTGAAGCTGCGCAGCGTGTATGGAAAGAGTGTCAACGCATGCTGGCTGATGAGTCGATTGATGTGATTCTGTTTGATGAACTGACTTACATGGTGAGCTATGGTTACATCGAACTCGATGAAGTAGTAGAAGCGTTGAACAACCGTCCGAAAATGCAGTCTGTAATCATTACAGGCCGTGGGGCGCACCGTACTCTTACAGAAATGGCTGATACCGTATCTGAAGTGCGTAATGTAAAACACGCATTTGAATCTGGTGTAAAAGCGCTACAAGGCGTTGATTGGTAA
- the fadR gene encoding fatty acid metabolism transcriptional regulator FadR, whose protein sequence is MVIKAKSPAGFAEKYIIESIWNGRFPPGSILPAERELSELIGVTRTTLREVLQRLARDGWLTIQHGKPTKVNQFMETSGLHILDTLMTLDVDNASKMVEDLLAARTNISPIFMRYAFKANKEASERTISNVIESCEALLAAPTWDEFLESSPYADKIKQAVKEDSEKDEAKRQTILIAKTFNFYDYMLFQRLAFHSGNQIYGLIFNGVRKLYDRIGSYYFSNPEARRLAMDFYKELFVICESGQRENLPLVIRNYGIASAQVWNEMKTTLPTNFTEDDS, encoded by the coding sequence ATGGTCATTAAGGCGAAGAGCCCGGCAGGATTTGCAGAAAAGTATATCATTGAAAGTATTTGGAATGGCCGTTTCCCTCCAGGTTCTATCTTGCCAGCAGAGCGTGAGCTTTCTGAGCTAATTGGTGTTACACGTACTACGCTTCGTGAAGTACTTCAACGTCTTGCTCGTGATGGTTGGTTGACAATCCAACACGGCAAACCAACCAAAGTTAATCAGTTTATGGAGACATCAGGTCTTCATATCCTTGATACGCTAATGACGTTGGACGTTGATAACGCAAGCAAGATGGTAGAAGACTTACTTGCTGCCCGTACTAATATCAGCCCGATCTTTATGCGTTATGCATTCAAAGCAAACAAAGAAGCTTCAGAGCGTACTATTAGTAACGTGATTGAATCTTGTGAAGCGCTACTTGCGGCACCAACATGGGATGAATTCTTAGAATCATCGCCATACGCTGACAAGATCAAGCAAGCAGTAAAAGAAGATTCAGAGAAAGATGAAGCGAAACGTCAAACGATCTTAATCGCGAAGACTTTCAACTTCTACGATTACATGCTTTTCCAACGTTTAGCATTCCACTCAGGCAACCAAATTTACGGCCTGATCTTCAACGGTGTACGTAAACTGTATGACCGTATTGGTAGCTACTACTTCTCTAACCCAGAAGCACGACGTTTAGCGATGGACTTCTATAAAGAGTTGTTCGTTATCTGTGAGAGCGGCCAACGTGAAAACTTGCCATTGGTGATCCGTAATTACGGTATCGCAAGTGCGCAGGTTTGGAACGAAATGAAAACAACGTTGCCAACGAACTTCACTGAAGACGATAGCTAA
- a CDS encoding DUF1456 family protein, translating into MTNNEILRRIQHALNLKNAQIIKAIEQADVTVAHDQVINWLKDDNDKSCSKMKDKELAVFLNGFINLKRGKKEGAQPKPEVALTNNMIFMKLRIALNMKAEDVLDVLEVVGVSLSKYEIGAYFRKPENKNYKVCEDQLLCDFLNGVQFTNRPDSEEFTG; encoded by the coding sequence GTGACTAACAATGAAATCTTGCGTCGTATTCAGCACGCACTAAACCTTAAAAATGCACAAATCATCAAAGCTATCGAACAAGCTGATGTGACGGTTGCTCATGACCAAGTGATTAACTGGCTGAAAGACGACAACGACAAGTCATGCTCTAAGATGAAAGATAAAGAGCTAGCGGTTTTCCTGAATGGTTTCATCAACCTAAAGCGTGGTAAAAAAGAAGGTGCTCAGCCTAAACCTGAGGTAGCACTGACAAACAACATGATTTTCATGAAGCTACGTATCGCGTTAAACATGAAAGCAGAAGATGTGCTAGACGTGTTAGAAGTGGTTGGCGTAAGTCTAAGTAAATACGAGATTGGTGCCTACTTCCGTAAGCCAGAGAACAAAAACTACAAAGTATGTGAAGACCAATTACTTTGCGACTTCCTAAATGGCGTTCAGTTTACTAACCGCCCAGATTCAGAAGAGTTTACAGGTTAA